The nucleotide sequence GCGTGCCCCGAGGGCGCCGAGCCGCAGGTTCTCCTCGACGGTCAGTTCGGCCAGCACGCCGCGACCTTCGGGGACGTGCGCGAGCCCGAGCGCCGGAAGGTCCTCTGTGGACACTCGGCGCAGATCCCGGCCCGCGAGCGAGATACGGCCACCCGACGGCGGAACGAGTCCGGAAATGGTGCGCAACAAGGTGGTCTTGCCCGCGCCGTTCGCGCCGAGCACCGCGGTGATCTCGCCTTCCGCGGCCGAAAGGCTCACGGAATCGAGCGCGCGCACCGGACCGTAGCTCACCGAAAGGCCCTCAATGGTCAGCACCGGCCACCTCCTCGCCGAGGTAGGCCGCCTGGACCGCCGGATCGGCGCGGATCTCGTCCGGGGTGCCGCGGGCGATGACCCTGCCGAAGTCCAGCACCACGATCTCGTCGCAGACGCCCATCACCAGATCCATGTGATGCTCGACGAGCATCACCGACATGTGTTCGGTCAAGCCACGGACCAGCGCGCCGACCTCGTCGATCTCGGCCGACGAGAGGCCGCCCGCCGGTTCGTCGAGCAGCAGCAGGTCGGGTTCGCTCACCAGCGCTCGCGCCAGCGCGACGCGCTTCCTCACCGGGTAAGGAAGGCTCGCGGGATAGCGATGGGCCACATCGGCGATGCCGAACGCGTCCAGCTGAGCCATCGCTCGCTCGGCCAGCGCCTTTTCGTCCTTCGTCAAGCCCAGCAACGAGGACCAGAAGCCGGATTTCGCGTGTCTGCCCGCCCCCGCGAGGACGTTCTCCAGCACGGTCATCCGGTCGAACAGGCCGAGCTCCTGCAGGCTCCGGGCGATCCCGAGGCCGGCGAGGTGATGCGGGCGCAGCCGCCGCAGTTCCGCCCCGCGCCAGGTCAGCGTGCCGGTGTCCGGGCGGACGAAACCGCACGCGACGTTGAAGAGCGTGGTCTTGCCCGCCCCGTTCGGGCCGATCACCCCGAGCACCCGGCCCGGCGCGACGGTCAGGGAGACGTCCGACAGGGCGACGAGACCACCGAAGGTCACCGACACACCGGACATCTCGAAAGTCGACAGGGTCACGCAAGAACTCCCAACGGAGAGAGGAGGCCCCGGCGCGGGTGCGCCGGGGCCGGTGACGCTCAGGCGTGCGGACACGTGTCCCGGTAGTCGCTGATCGTGCGGTCGTCCGGGGCGGGGCAGAGGAACTGCTCGTAGCGGGTGTCGTTGTCCACGAACCGCTTCAGCCACGAGAGCGTGTACTTGGCCATGGTCGTGTTCGCCGTGTTCGGGAAGAAGTGGCTCGCGTTGTCCAGCTCCATGTACGCCTTCTCCGCCGAAGCGGGAATGCTGGTGTAGAACGGGATCGAGTGCGACGCCACCGGCGCGACGGAGTCGGACTCGCCGCCGATGACGAACGTCGGCACCCGCAGCGAGGACCACGACTTCTGCGTGTTCCACGGCGCGAGCGGCACGGCGGCCTGCAGCGACGGCCGGTCCTGTGCGGCTTCGAGCGAACCGCCGCCGCCCATCGAGTGGCCCGCCACCGCGAGCCGGGTGGCGTCGATGCGGGAGCGGACCGTGCTGCGCTGGGTCAGGTAGTCGAGCGCGGCCAGCAGCTGGTCACCGCGGCTTTCGGGCTGGTCGTAGATCGTGTTGGTGTCGATCGTGAACACCACGAAGCCCTGCGACGCCAGCCGCGGGCCCATCCACGCGATGCTCGACTGGGTCGCGGTGTATCCCGGCGAGATGGCGACCGCGCCGAACGTGCCCTGCGTGGTGCTGGTGGGGTAGTAGATGGTTCCGCCGCCGAAGCCGGTGACGGCCAGGCTCGACACGGAGGTCTGCGCTACCGCGAACGAGCCGCGGGACGCTTCGATGCTGCTTTCCGTCGGGTCGGGTCCTCGTTCGTAGGGGTTCTCGGCGGCGTAGGCCGCGGGGGCGGCAAAGAGTGCCGCGACGGTGGCCAGTCCACAAAGGATCCGGGTCGTACTACGCATGGTGCCGTCTCCGTTCGCCGTTGAACACGGTCCGTGGTGATGGACTGTGGCAAACGGCCGGAGCACGCTGCATCGGTGAAATCGCCAGTCTTGATCCGCGACCGCTCCCGCCGGGCCGGTCGCCCGTACGATCGGCGATCGTGAACCCCTCAGCCGAGGACATAGTCCGCACAGCGGCGCGGTGGATCGATCGCGGCGTCCGCGTCGACACCTCCGCCTTCGCCCAGGATCTGGGCATCTCGCGCAGCACCCTGTTCCGCCGCGTCGGCAACCGGGAAGACCTGCTCGGTGATGCCCTCTACTACCTGTCCGAGCGCACCCTGACGGCCGCCGCGCGCACCTGGGAGCGCGAAGAGGGCGACGTGGTGCGCAACGCGGCCGGTGAACTTCGCTGTCTTTCGATCATGCGCGAGTACCGGTCCGTGCTGGCGGCGAGTGCCGGGTTCCGGCGTTTTCTCGACGACGAGCCGGTGCTGGCGATCCGGCTGCTGACCGACCCGCACGGACGCGTCCAGCCGAGGGTGATCGCCGCACACGTCGAGCTGCTTCGCCGCGACGTCGAGGACGGCGGCTTCGTGCCCGCGGTCAGCCTGGACAGCCTGTGTTACGCGATCGTGCGGCTGGGCGAGGCGTTCCTGTATTCGGACGTCCTCGCCTCGCGGACACCCGATCTCGAAGCGGCGTCGACGCTGCTCGGCGCGCTCGTGGAGGGACGGGTGCCGAGCAGGACCTTGTGAAACACTTGCGCCTGGTGTTTCATCGAGAGGAATCTCGAGGAGGCGCCGATGCCTGTGTACCCGCTGCGGGGGAGGGACGACCTCTTCGGCGGGCTGAGGTCGGTCGCCGGGCGCGCCGTGCTGATCCGCGGCGCGGAAGGCCTGGGGAAATCGACCTTGCTCACCGCGCTGCGCGCCACCGTCGGTGTCCGTCTGGTCGGTGTGCGGGGCCTGCGAGCGGAAAGCGAGCTACCCTACGGCGCCCTGCAGCGGATGTTCGGCGCGCCGGTCTCCAGCGGTGCGGAGGCGCGAGACCGGCTCGGCGCTGTTTCGTCGCCGACGATCTGCTGGGTCGATGACGCGCACTGGGTCGATCCGGAATCCCTGGCGGCGCTGGGGTTCGCCGCCAGACGTCTGGCGGGCGCGCCGGTCGGGATGGTGCTCGCCTCGCGGTCCGGATCCGACGAGTTCGACTCCGTCGAGCTGCCACCGCTGACCGATGCCGCCGCCGATCAGGTGCTTCGTGACCGCGGGGTGCCCGCCGGGGTACGCCCTCAGCTGGTCGAACTCGGCGAGGGGAACCCCGCCGACCTCGTCGCGCTGGCGGCTTCCTTGACGCCCGCGCAGGCGGCCGGGCGGGAGCCGGTCTCACCGATCCTGCGGGAGCGTCTGCCTCGCTACACGGCCGAGCTCGACGCGATGCGGGTCGACGAGCGCCTCCGGTTCCTGGCCACCTGCATGGACTTCTCCGCGAGGAAGGCGACCTGGTACGCGGCTGCGTCCCCGGCCGACCGCAGGGCGGCGCACGCGCGGCTGGCCTCCGCCGAGGAGGGGCCCGACGCGCTCTGGCATCGTGCGATGGCGACGGCGACGCCTTCCGAACCCCTCGCGGACGCACTCGCCGCAGCACCGGCGGTGGACCACGCGGCCGCGGCCCGGCAGCTCGAACGCGCCGCCGCCCTGACCGCCGATCCGGCGACCCGGGCGGCCCGGCTCCTGGCGGCGGCGGACGCGGCCTGGCAGGCGGGAAGACCGGGATGGGCACGGTTGCTGCTGTCCAGAGTGGACACCGAACCGGGCGCCGTGGCGTTGCTGCACGGGGAGATCGAGCTACGCGACGGCGATCCCGCCGTCGCCACCCACGAACTGGGCACGGCGGCGGAACTGCTGCCCGATCCGGCGGGCGCGCTCCTGCTGGCGGGCGAGGCGCGCAGGCTCGGCGGTGACCTGAGCGGCTACCGGGCCCTCGCCCGGACGGTCCCGGCGGGTGACGGGCTGGTCTCCGCGCATTTCCACGGCCTGACCTCGGTTTACGCCGGACGTCACGAGGACGCCGTCACGCCGCTCACGGACGCCGTCGCCCAGGGGATGGCCGGCTCGGACGTCGCCGGGGCCGTCTGGGCCGCCGAAGCGGCCTTCGCCCGGGGGCATGCCGAACGGGCGCACGAATACGCGGCCGCGGCCGTGAGCCGCGCGCGGCTCGGCAAACGCCACGCGGAACTGCCGTGGGCGCTGATCTACCTGTCGCTTTCGGCCATCGCGCTCGACCGGATCCCGTGCGCGCGGGCGGCGTCCCGGGACGGCCTGCGCGCACCGCACAACCTGCGGATGGAGCATCTGACGTTGCTGGGGCTGGCCGCCGCACTGCTCGGTGACCGCGTACCGGAGCTGGACGAGGCGGCCGAAGGCATCGCCGAACGCGGTCTCGGCAGGCCCGCCGCGGTCGCCGCTTGGGCGAACGCCTGTCTGGACCTGGCCGAAGACCGGCCCGACGACGCGTTGAGCAGGCTCGAAGACCTCGCTTCGGGCGTCTCCGGCGACCAGCCGGTGATCCGGGTGCTGGCCACTCCGCAACTCGTCGAGGCGGCCGTCAGTTCCGGGCGGCCCGAACGCGCACTGGCCGCGCTGGAGGTGTTCGACCGCTGGACCCTCGCGGGCGCCGAACCCTGCTGGCTCGCGCTGAGCCACCGCTGTCACGCGCTGACCGCGTCGGATCCCGGTGTGGCGGAACGGCGTTTCGTCCTGGCCATCGAGGCGCACCGGCGGGCGGGCGGCGCGATGGAACTCGCCAGGACCCGGTTCGCCTACGCCACCCTGCTGCGACGGCATCGGCGGACCCGCGACGCCCGCGACCAGTTCCGCGATGCCTTGCGCGGCTTCGAAAACGTCGGTGCGAAGCGGTTCGCCGAACGGGCGAGGGCCGGGCTGCGGGCGACCGGCGAGACCGTCGACGTGCCGCACCGATCGCTCGCCGGTCTCACGCCGCAACAGGACGCCATCACCCGGCTGGTGGCGGCGGGGGAGACGAACAAGGAGATCGCGCGGCGGCTGGTGATCAGCCACCGCACGGTGGATCACCACCTGCGGAACATCTTCACGGCACTGGGTGTGCGGTCCCGCGTGGAACTCGCGCGCCGCGTCGCCGCCGGCGAGCGAACTGCTCGTGAGTGGTAAGGACGGTTAGAACCGTCCTTACCACTCACGAGGTCTCGTCACGGGCAGGCGAGGACCGGGGCCTGCGGACGGCCGCCGCCGTGCAGGTCGCTCAGCGGAACCCTGGCCAGGCCGAGGATCGCCTGCGCGGTCGCGCGCGGAGCGGTCGACGGGTTCAGGCCCGTGGCGTCGTAGGCGATCGCGCCGCGGTCCGTCTCGGCGCCGGCGCAACCGGTCTGCAGGGACCGCAGGAATTCCCGGGCCTTGACGGCGGCGGCCGGGCGGTGCCCGGCCAGCGCCTGCGCGGCGAGTCCGGTGCTGTTCGCGTTCGGCGCGTCGGTGCCGAAACCGAAGCCGCCGTTCGCATGCTGCTTGGTGAGCAGCCAGGCGGTGCCCTCGCCGGCGTTCACCGGGTCACCGGTGGCGCGCAAGGCCTGCACGACCGTCGCGGTCGCGTCGACGTCGCTCGTGCACGTCGCTTCGCCGAAGTTCAGCGGGAAACCGCCGTCGGGACACTGGGTGCCCGCGAGGAACGCCACGGCCGGAGCGGGAGCGCCGCCGGTGCGGTCCAGCGCCAGCAGGGCGAGCGACTGCGAGAGAGCGTTGGAATAGTCGCCGTATTCGGAGCGGTCGGAGAACCGGCCGGACGGCGTGAGCAGCGAGAGCAGGCTCGCCTTCAGGTCGACGCCGCCGAACGACGCCGGGTTCTTGCCGCGAACCTGGGCGGCGAGCAGCAGTTTCGCGTGCGCGCCCGCGTACGCCTCGGTGCCGCTGCCGACGTAGCCCGTGGTGATCTCCGGTTTCGCCAGCCAGGCGATCGCCTTGCCCGCGTTCGCGTCCGACACCCCGGCCGCGGCGAACGCGAAGATCGCGTCGATCGTCAAACCCTGGTCGGGGAACTTCTGGCCGCCGAAGTCGGCCTCGAACCTTTCTCCGTCGGCCATCTGCCTCGCGAGCCAGCCCGCGGCGGCGCCCGCCTTGTTGTGGGTGGCCGCGGCCGCCGCCGGAGCGGCGACCAGTCCGATGCCGCACAGCATGGCGACAGCGAAGATCAAACGTCTCATGAGAACCCTTTCCCGCACTTCCACGACAGGAGTCGGTGACACCGCGCGACGTGGGTGACCGGGCTCGCCTGGAAGGCACACCGTTGCGGGACAGCGCCGGACTCTCACCGGACTTCCCCCACGACCGCGCTGAATCGGACGAACCGAAGAGTCTCACCCCGGTCAAGCGTCCGGGTACCGCCGGGCGCGAAGGGCCGATGTGATCCTGGCAACCGACCTGGTCAGCGGTGCCTGCCGGAGGTGATCGAGTGTTAACCTCGATCGGCTCGACAACTGAACACCTCCGCCCGTGACGGGGAAGCCGGTCGAAATCCGGCGCTGTCGCGCAACCGTGGGCCCTTTACCAGGGCGAGCCGGGATACCGAACGGGCGGATGAACGAACCACTGTCGCGATAAACAGGGGTGACCGCGGCGTCCGCGCCTGTCCTCCGTCATGCCGCTAGGAGGAGTCATGCGCCGCCGGTCCCTCGCCGCCGTGGCGTTCGCCGTCAGTGTCGGCGTGGTCGCCGCACTGCTCACCGGAACGGCGACGGCCGCGAACGACCTCGACGCGGCGAAGGCGAACGCCCGCTGGCTCGCGACGAAGCTGAAGCCCGACGGCACGTTCGAGAACCCCAACGGCGGCGCGCTGCCCGACCACGGCCTGATGCTCGACGCGCTGTTTTCGATGTACGCCTCGGGTGACGGCGCGAAGGCCGAGCCGATCATGAAGTTCCTCGACGACGAAGGCCACGCCACCGACTACTTCACCTGGGACAAGCTCGTTCCCGTGCCTGGATTCGACAAGGTCATCGTCGGCGGCTCGCTGGCCAAGACGCTGGTCGCCGCGCAGATCGCCGGCCGGGACCCCCGGAACTTCGACGGGTACGACCTGGTCGCCGAGACCCGAGCCGCGATCATGCGCGAGGGCCCCGACAAGGGCCGGATCAGTGACTACGCCAAAGACCCGGACCTCGCCGACACGGTGATCAACAACGCGAACACGTTCGGCCAGGGGCTCGGCGTCATCGGGCTCGCCGCGGAGGGCGAGAACGACCGGCTCGCCATCGACAAGCTGCTGACCCAGCAGTGTTCCGAGGGCTACTTCCGCGTGGCGTTCGAGTACATCCCGACGCAGGAGACCGGCGACCACGTCACCCCGGGCGGCCAGAAGGTCTCGACCTGCGACGAGGGCAAACCGCTCGGCTTGTCGCCGACCGACGGCGACGCCACGGGATTCGCGCTCTCGGCGATGCTGGCCGCGAAAAGGGCGGGCGCCACCGGGCTCGACGCCCCGATCGCCAAGACCGTCTCGTGGCTCACCGCGAACCAGACGCCCGGCGGCGGCTGGGGCGGCGGTGTCGGTACCGAGGCGCCGAACACCAACAGCACCGGGCTGATCGTCCAGGCGCTCGCCGACTCGGGCGGCGCGGACGCGGCGGTGGACAAGGGCGTGCGGTACCTCAAATCCGCGCAAGCGACCGCCGAGGCCGACTCCGGTAACCAGCTCGCGGGCGACCTCGGCGCCATCGCCTACAACCCCGCTTCGTACGTGGCCGCGCGTACTTCGGGGATCAGCGGGCTCGACACCTGGATCCGCGCGGGCGCCCAGGCCTCACTCGGGTTGGCGCAGGTCGGTTTCTTCACGCTGGCGAAAAGCGGCGGTCAGCCACCGACCAGCAGCGTCTCGGATACGCCGACCACTTCTTCGGGAACGGGGTCGCCCACCGGCACCCCGACCTCGACCACGAGCGACCCGGCGCCGACCACGACCACCACCACGACAACCACCACGACGACGACCACCACGACCACCACGGCGTCGGTGACGCCGACGCCGTCTTCGTCGAGCGGCTCGCCCACCCCGAGCACGGTCACCGTCACCAGCGCCCCGCCCGTGGCCGAACGGCGGGAGGACAAGCCCGCCCCGAAGACCACGACGCCGAAACCCGAGAAGGCCCTCACCCCCAGGGCGTCCACCGGCGCCAGGGTCCCTCCACCGAGGGCGATCGCCGCTCCCGTCGCGATCTCGGGCACGGCGCCACCGGCTTCCCGCCTGGGTGCCTACCTCACGAACCGGCTTGCCGGCGGTGACCACGTCGAGGTCACCGAGGACGGCAAGACCTACGTCGACTACGACGCCACCGCCGATCTGGTGCTGGCCCTGCGCGCGCTGGATCAGCAGCCCGACACGGTCGCCCGCGCGTCGAAGTTCCTGCTGACACCGGAATCCGTGCGGGCCTACGCCCACGGTGCGCCGTACGAACAGGGCGAAGCGTCCTACGCCGAACCACTCGCCAAGCTCGTCCTCGTCGCCGAGTTCGCGAAGGCCGACGTCGTCGGCCAGTTGCGGGCCGATCTGGTGAAGCTGCGCGGTACGGACGGCAAGTTCACCGACACCGGATCCTTCGCCGACGCCGGCGAAACCGTCGAACGGCACACTTGGGCGGTGCTCGCCACCGCCGCCGATCCCGGCCCCGCGGTCGAACTGCTCCTCACGCGTCAGTGCGCCGACGGAACCTTCCCGAAGCACCTCGACACCGCGGAGTGCGGCTCCGGTGACCTCGGCGCGACCGCCGCCGCGGTCACCGCGCTGGCCGCTCGGCCGCACACAGATGCCGCGCCGTCGGCCAAACGCCCGGACGGCTGGACCGAGCGGCGGGTGTCGGCCTTCGTGTCCGCGGTGAGCGCGCTCGGCGTCCGGCCGACCGGCGAGGGCATGGTGACCGGAGAGGCGGGCGAGCCGGACGTCGCGCTCAGCGCCGCCGTCGCCGCCGCGCGGCAGATCGCCGGTCTCGACGCGAGCGGAACCGCGCGGTCGCTGGGCAAACTGGTCCAGGCCGACGGCGGTTTCACCAAGGGACCCGTCGCGGCGAGCGACGGGAAGACCGATTTCGCGACCAGCCTGGCCGCCGCGCAAGGAGTCGCGGGCCGATCGTGGCTCACCGCCGCGGATTCACCGCTGTCGCCCGCGATCCGGCTCCCGCTGTCCGAGACGCATCCGGCCGACGCCGCCTCGTTCGGCACGCAGGTGCCTGCCGTGGCCCCGTCCGACGCCCCTCCGCGGTGGGCGCTCTGGGGACTGGCCGGACTGGCCGCGCTGTTCCTGTTCGCCGCGCTCGCACTCGTCTTCGTACTTCGCCGTTCCGTCGAGAAAAAGGGGGCAACACCATGAAGAGACTGCTCGCCGTCACGTCCGTCCTCATCGGACTGATCGGGCTTTCCGCCGCGCCCGCGAACGCGGTCGACACCACCAAGGGCTACAACGGGAT is from Amycolatopsis lurida and encodes:
- a CDS encoding ABC transporter ATP-binding protein, with amino-acid sequence MSGVSVTFGGLVALSDVSLTVAPGRVLGVIGPNGAGKTTLFNVACGFVRPDTGTLTWRGAELRRLRPHHLAGLGIARSLQELGLFDRMTVLENVLAGAGRHAKSGFWSSLLGLTKDEKALAERAMAQLDAFGIADVAHRYPASLPYPVRKRVALARALVSEPDLLLLDEPAGGLSSAEIDEVGALVRGLTEHMSVMLVEHHMDLVMGVCDEIVVLDFGRVIARGTPDEIRADPAVQAAYLGEEVAGADH
- a CDS encoding alpha/beta hydrolase family protein; this translates as MRSTTRILCGLATVAALFAAPAAYAAENPYERGPDPTESSIEASRGSFAVAQTSVSSLAVTGFGGGTIYYPTSTTQGTFGAVAISPGYTATQSSIAWMGPRLASQGFVVFTIDTNTIYDQPESRGDQLLAALDYLTQRSTVRSRIDATRLAVAGHSMGGGGSLEAAQDRPSLQAAVPLAPWNTQKSWSSLRVPTFVIGGESDSVAPVASHSIPFYTSIPASAEKAYMELDNASHFFPNTANTTMAKYTLSWLKRFVDNDTRYEQFLCPAPDDRTISDYRDTCPHA
- a CDS encoding QsdR family transcriptional regulator; the protein is MNPSAEDIVRTAARWIDRGVRVDTSAFAQDLGISRSTLFRRVGNREDLLGDALYYLSERTLTAAARTWEREEGDVVRNAAGELRCLSIMREYRSVLAASAGFRRFLDDEPVLAIRLLTDPHGRVQPRVIAAHVELLRRDVEDGGFVPAVSLDSLCYAIVRLGEAFLYSDVLASRTPDLEAASTLLGALVEGRVPSRTL
- a CDS encoding helix-turn-helix transcriptional regulator, whose amino-acid sequence is MPVYPLRGRDDLFGGLRSVAGRAVLIRGAEGLGKSTLLTALRATVGVRLVGVRGLRAESELPYGALQRMFGAPVSSGAEARDRLGAVSSPTICWVDDAHWVDPESLAALGFAARRLAGAPVGMVLASRSGSDEFDSVELPPLTDAAADQVLRDRGVPAGVRPQLVELGEGNPADLVALAASLTPAQAAGREPVSPILRERLPRYTAELDAMRVDERLRFLATCMDFSARKATWYAAASPADRRAAHARLASAEEGPDALWHRAMATATPSEPLADALAAAPAVDHAAAARQLERAAALTADPATRAARLLAAADAAWQAGRPGWARLLLSRVDTEPGAVALLHGEIELRDGDPAVATHELGTAAELLPDPAGALLLAGEARRLGGDLSGYRALARTVPAGDGLVSAHFHGLTSVYAGRHEDAVTPLTDAVAQGMAGSDVAGAVWAAEAAFARGHAERAHEYAAAAVSRARLGKRHAELPWALIYLSLSAIALDRIPCARAASRDGLRAPHNLRMEHLTLLGLAAALLGDRVPELDEAAEGIAERGLGRPAAVAAWANACLDLAEDRPDDALSRLEDLASGVSGDQPVIRVLATPQLVEAAVSSGRPERALAALEVFDRWTLAGAEPCWLALSHRCHALTASDPGVAERRFVLAIEAHRRAGGAMELARTRFAYATLLRRHRRTRDARDQFRDALRGFENVGAKRFAERARAGLRATGETVDVPHRSLAGLTPQQDAITRLVAAGETNKEIARRLVISHRTVDHHLRNIFTALGVRSRVELARRVAAGERTAREW
- a CDS encoding prenyltransferase/squalene oxidase repeat-containing protein, with product MRRLIFAVAMLCGIGLVAAPAAAAATHNKAGAAAGWLARQMADGERFEADFGGQKFPDQGLTIDAIFAFAAAGVSDANAGKAIAWLAKPEITTGYVGSGTEAYAGAHAKLLLAAQVRGKNPASFGGVDLKASLLSLLTPSGRFSDRSEYGDYSNALSQSLALLALDRTGGAPAPAVAFLAGTQCPDGGFPLNFGEATCTSDVDATATVVQALRATGDPVNAGEGTAWLLTKQHANGGFGFGTDAPNANSTGLAAQALAGHRPAAAVKAREFLRSLQTGCAGAETDRGAIAYDATGLNPSTAPRATAQAILGLARVPLSDLHGGGRPQAPVLACP